CTCCAAACTTATCAGAATTGATTGGTGAAGTCATTGGTGCAAGATTAATCTCTCACGCAGGTTCTCTAACGAATCTATCCAAGCAAGCTGCGTCAACAGTTCAAATTCTCGGTGCTGAAAAGGCTTTATTCAGAGCTTTAAAGACCAAAGGTAACACTCCAAAATACGGTTTGATTTACCACAGTGGTTTCATTTCTAAGGCCTCTGCTAAGAATAAGGGCCGTATCTCTAGATACTTGGCCAATAAATGTTCTATGGCTTCCAGAATTGATAACTATTCCGACGAACCATCCAACGTTTTTGGTTCCGTACTAAAGAAACAAGTCGAACAAAGGCTAGAATTTTACAATACCGGTACGCCAACTATGAAGAACGAATTAGCCATCCAAGAAGCCATGGAACTTTACAACAAGGACAAACCAGCTGCAGATGGGGAGGAgatcaaggaaaaggaaacttcaaagaagagaaaattaGAAggcgatgatgaagaagaaaagaaggaaaagaaggaaaaaaaatcaaagaaggaaaagaaggaaaagaaggaaaagaaagacaagaaggaaaagaaagagaaaaaagagaagaaagataaaaagaagaaaagcaaggattaaaggaaaaatgaacCCAAATAAAGTATATTCTCACCTTTTTACCTGCGTTTTTTCCCTCTGaagttttttatatatatattatctTTTATTCCCTTCcaacattcttctttctaAGATTTGGAAGCTGTATATTGTATATTTAGAAATAttattaaataaaaaagtcATATGTTATTTTGAGCTTAAGTGCCCCGTTACACCTCTTCACTTATTGTAGTATCACTAATATTCGCCTACTGCcattcatatatataggCCTGACTGGGCACCAATTGCTGCACTATCGCATCTCCATAAACGGTAGCATTCTTGAGAGTATTTTGAATGGTCAAAACCAAGCCATTGACTACATACATCAATCAAAGAGCCCATATCAGATAGCgatattttttcgaatCCGTTAGGTCCTTCACTAGGTACAATAAGACATTTGAAATTCATCCCCTTATTTTCGCCAATAATCAACTGTGTTAGAACGCTTCCTATGAAGCCTGTTATAAATTCTGGTGGCTGTAATGTGCATTCGCTTTTagtcattttcttcatattgGAGATTCTGTCCGAGCTGCCGATTACTATTATATCAGGGGACGTTTTGATTAATTGTGATACAATAGACCTACTTATCATGTTACCAAAAATTGGTGATATGTTTATGAAATTCTCCTCGATGGAGA
This genomic window from Saccharomyces kudriavzevii IFO 1802 strain IFO1802 genome assembly, chromosome: 12 contains:
- the PBA1 gene encoding Pba1p (similar to Saccharomyces cerevisiae PBA1 (YLR199C); ancestral locus Anc_7.353), encoding MLFKQWNDLPEPRHQLDFPEISKNLQSLEFCPIPRVELPQDLNVSQYSTVIITTKIMNPLFPKNLLQLTSIGEVKSSLTVKNSSPTQSTDAYSWNYDENFPNEVDPISESETSKETQYNFSFPIYSFGETLLFSIEENFINISPIFGNMISRSIVSQLIKTSPDIIVIGSSDRISNMKKMTKSECTLQPPEFITGFIGSVLTQLIIGENKGMNFKCLIVPSEGPNGFEKISLSDMGSLIDVCSQWLGFDHSKYSQECYRLWRCDSAAIGAQSGLYI